A genomic segment from Saimiri boliviensis isolate mSaiBol1 chromosome 14, mSaiBol1.pri, whole genome shotgun sequence encodes:
- the PSMC4 gene encoding 26S proteasome regulatory subunit 6B, which produces MEEIGILVEKAQDEIPALSVSRPQTSLSFLGPEPEDLEDLYSRYKKLQQELEFLEVQEEYIKDEQKNLKKEFLHAQEEVKRIQSIPLVIGQFLEAVDQNTAIVGSTTGSNYYVRILSTIDRELLKPNASVALHKHSNALVDVLPPEADSSIMMLTSDQKPDVMYADIGGMDIQKQEVREAVELPLTHFELYKQIGIDPPRGVLMYGPPGCGKTMLAKAVAHHTTAAFIRVVGSEFVQKYLGEGPRMVRDVFRLAKENAPAIIFIDEIDAIATKRFDAQTGADREVQRILLELLNQMDGFDQNVNVKVIMATNRADTLDPALLRPGRLDRKIEFPLPDRRQKRLIFSTITSKMNLSEEVDLEDYVARPDKISGADINSICQESGMLAVRENRYIVLAKDFEKAYKTVIKKDEQEHEFYK; this is translated from the exons ATGGAGGAGATAGGCATCTTGGTGGAGAAGGCTCAG GATGAAATCCCAGCACTGTCCGTGTCCCGGCCCCAGACTAGTCTGTCCTTCCTGGGCCCTGAGCCTGAGGACCTGGAGGACCTGTACAGCCGCTACAAG AAGCTGCAGCAAGAGCTGGAGTTCCTAGAGGTACAGGAGGAATACATCAAGGATGAGCAAAAGAACCTGAAAAAGGAATTCCTCCATGCCCAGGAGGAGGTGAAGCGAATCCAAAGCATCCCGCTTGTCATCGGACAATTTCTGGAGGCTGTGGATCAGAATACAGCCATTGTGGGCTCCACCACAG GCTCCAACTATTATGTGCGCATCCTGAGCACCATCGATCGGGAGCTACTCAAGCCCAACGCCTCAGTGGCCCTCCACAAGCACAGCAATGCACTGGTGGACGTGCTGCCCCCTGAAGCCGACAGCAGCATCATGATGCTCACCTCAG ACCAGAAGCCAGACGTGATGTACGCAGACATCGGAGGCATGGACATCCAGAAGCAGGAGGTGCGAGAGGCCGTGGAGCTCCCGCTCACGCATTTCGAGCTCTACAAGCAG ATCGGCATCGATCCCCCCCGAGGCGTCCTCATGTACGGCCCACCTGGCTGCGGGAAGACCATGTTGGCAAAGGCGGTGGCACATCACACAACAG CTGCATTCATCCGGGTCGTGGGCTCGGAGTTTGTACAGAAGTACCTGGGTGAGGGCCCCCGCATGGTCCGGGATGTGTTCCGCCTGGCCAAGGAGAATGCACCTGCCATCATCTTCATAGACGAGATCGATGCCATCGCCACCAAGAGATTCGATGCTCAGACTGGAG CCGACAGGGAGGTTCAGAGGATCCTGCTGGAGCTGCTGAATCAGATGGATGGATTTGATCAGAATGTCAATGTCAAG GTGATCATGGCCACCAACAGAGCAGACACCCTGGATCCAGCTCTGCTGCGGCCAGGACGCCTGGACCGTAAAATTGAATTTCCACTTCCTGACCGCCGCCAGAAGAGATTGATTTTCTCCACTATCACCAGCAAGATGAATCTCTCTGAGGAGGTTGACCTGGAAGATT ATGTGGCCCGGCCAGATAAGATTTCAGGAGCTGATATCAACTCCATCTGTCAGGAG AGTGGAATGTTGGCTGTCCGTGAGAACCGCTACATTGTCCTGGCCAAGGACTTTGAGAAAGCATACAAGACTGTCATCAAGAAGGACGAGCAGGAGCATGAATTTTACAAGtga